The segment TGTGTCTCACCAAAAAGGGCAAGGGCGATTGTGTCAAGTTTGTTGGAGTTCAATTTTAATTTTGAGCGTGCAACACTCCAAGTATCATCTTGGTATAATTGCCCATAGGCTGGGAAATCCAGCCCATCGTATAAGGCTCTTGTTCGAACAAAAGGTAAATCAAACTTGCTTGAATAATGCCCAACCACCCTATCAAATTGACTTAAAACATTGATAAGGTTCTGGACTATCCTTGTATCTGGTTTATCAAACTCATAGGTTGTTATATCCTTTGGAGTTAGATAATCCACATACAAGTCATCTTTATCAAGTTCCTTGACAACCCAAGATATCATAATTCCAAAGTTAGCGTCCATATTGGTGGCTTCGATATCGAAAAAGGCTATACGCTCCGCCCTCTGTGAGGGCGGGATATTTCCATAATCGG is part of the Caldisericum sp. genome and harbors:
- a CDS encoding ribonuclease H-like domain-containing protein yields the protein MEISKLKKEDWLWLYNHRCKHGHRYIEHMACYIADYGNIPPSQRAERIAFFDIEATNMDANFGIMISWVVKELDKDDLYVDYLTPKDITTYEFDKPDTRIVQNLINVLSQFDRVVGHYSSKFDLPFVRTRALYDGLDFPAYGQLYQDDTWSVARSKLKLNSNKLDTIALALFGETQKTRIEFKYWIGALHADKESIDYIVDHNKKDVIDLEKVWKAIHKFQRPAKRSI